GGTAATTACCATCTATCCCTACAAAGGCACAATTACCAACGAAGCCGGCGAAGTCATTTCCACCTTCACCCTCAAACCCGACACCATCCTCGATGAAGTCCGCGCTGGTGGACGTATCCCCCTACTCATCGGGCGTACCCTCACCGACAAAACCCGCCAAGCCTTGGGTTTAGAACCCAGCACCGTCTTCATCCGTCCTCAACAACCAACCGACACAGGTAAAGGCTACACCCTCGCCCAGAAAATGGTAGGTAAAGCCTGTGGTTTACCCGGTGTGCGTCCCGGTACATCCTGCGAACCCATCATGACTACCGTTGGTTCCCAGGATACCACCGGCCCTATGACCCGCGACGAACTCAAAGAACTTGCTTGTTTGGGCTTCAGTGCGGACTTAGTAATGCAAAGCTTCTGTCACACCGCCGCCTACCCCAAACCAGTAGACATCAAAACCCACCACGAACTCCCCGACTTCTTCGCCTCCCGTGGCGGTGTAGCCTTGCGTCCTGGTGATGGTATCATTCACTCTTGGCTCAACCGAATGCTATTACCAGATACCGTAGGTACTGGCGGCGACTCCCATACCCGCTTCCCCTTGGGAATTTCCTTCCCCGCAGGTTCCGGGTTAGTGGCCTTCGCTGGCGCATTGGGTGTCATGCCTTTGGATATGCCAGAATCAGTATTGGTAAGATTTAAAGGCGAATTGCAACCAGGAATTACCCTGCGCGATATTGTTAACGCCATTCCTTACATCGCCATTCAACAAGGCTTGCTGACAGTAGAGAAGGAGAACAAGAAAAACATCTTCTCAGGACGCATCATGGAAATTGAAGGCTTACCAGACTTAAAAGTTGAACAAGCCTTTGAACTTACCGACGCAACCGCCGAACGTTCCTGTGCAGGTTCTACAATTAAGCTAAGTGTCGAGACAGTAGCCGAATATCTGCGTTCCAACGTCGCCCTACTGAAGAATTTGATTGCACGGGGTTATCAAGATTCCCGTACCATCCTCCGCCGTATCGCCCAAATGGAAGCATGGTTAGCCAACCCCGTATTATTAGAAGGTGATGCAGATGCGGAGTATGCAGCAATCATTGAAATTGATTTAAACGAAATCAAAGAACCAATTGTGGCAGCTCCTAATGACCCCGATAATGTTAAGTTATTATCGGAAGTTGCTAATGACCCAGTACAAGAAGTATTTTTAGGTTCTTGTATGACAAATATCGGTCATTATCGAGCAACAGCGAAAGTTTTGGAAGGTGCAGGTGAAGTCAAAACTCGCCTGTGGATAGCACCACCCACTCGCATGGATGAACACCAATTAAAAGAAGAAGGTGTGTATGCTGTATTTGGTGCGGCTGGCGCGAGAACAGAAATGCCAGGATGCAGCTTGTGTATGGGAAATCAGGCGCGAGTTGCCGATGGCACAACTGTATTTTCCACCTCCACCCGCAACTTTAACAACCGCATGGGTAAAGGTGCGCGAGTGTATTTAGGTTCCGCCGAATTAGCCGCCGTTTGTGCCTTGTTAGGACGCATCCCTACAGTACAGGAATATCTGGATATTGTGGCGAATAAGATTCATCCTTTTGCTGATAATTTGTATCGGTATTTGAACTTTGATCAAATCGTCGGTTTTGAGGATGAAGGGCGGGTGATTTCTAAAGAGGAGCAAGCTTTGTTGTTATAGTTTAATGAGGGTGAGTCTTGATGGCTCACCCTCATATATTTAGATGAAACTGAATAATATCAATTGCTAGCCAAAATGATGAAGCTTAGTCTTTTGTATAACTAAACAACTGGGTCTAGTCTTCACTCAATGTAACGCCAAGATAACAGAGAAACTATCATCTTTTCGTCACATCAACGCAAAAACTAGACCCAGTATAAAACTAGACGCTCAGATATTCAATCTTAACGTCTGCCACGGTATGGCACTGCATTTAGATAATCGATATCAAAAGCAGAGATTCTTTGTGCGTAGTTGCCTTGGGTATTAACTGACGCTGCCAAGTCTGCAAACTTGCGAGGATCACCTTCGCGTAGTTGTTTTTCTTGGAATTTGCGGCTGTAGAATTTGTCCAAGGTGAAGCGCCAGTCTGTTTGGACTGTACCTGCTTTTTCTTGGAAGTCTTCGCCGTAGCGGGGAGTTACCAAGTTGTGGGGACGACCTTCCATGCGCTTACGTTGGTAAGGCACGATGTTTTCGCCAAAGCTTTGGGTGTACTCTTCACTGTCAATGAGTGCATCAACAAAACCGCTAAAACCTTTGGTTCCGATAACAATAGACCAAGCGATTTCTTCTTCTTTGTTGTAAGCAGAACGACCCAACAAGCGTTTGAGGGCGATGTCAACTAGACGGTAATTATTATTAACCGAGACAACTAAGCGGTAGAAGGCTTCAGATTTAGCTAAACCGCGAATGAAATCACGTACAGAAATAGAACCATTTTTCAGCTGAGATTCTAAAGTTTTTTGGCGGTTGAACTTGAGAATTTCATGTTCGCTGAAAACTTGGCGGTAAGCTGCCCAAATGATGTTTTGAATATCAGTGTAGGAGCTAACATCTTCAATGCGATAGATGTATGGTGTATCTTCGTTTTGATCAGCTAGACCGAAGCTTTTTACCCGGTGATTTTGAGAGCTTGGTTTATATGAAAGTAATGGCAGTGCCATGCTGAGTATTCCCCTTATTAACAAGTTAAACAGCTAGCTGTTGCAAGTGAAAGAGGTTTGATTTCTCAAAACCCTCCTTCATGCTTTACTTATTTTCCCGCATTAGGTCGGTGGCTAGAGCTGATATCCCAACCAATTTAGGAAGAACAGGAAAGTTAATCCTGCGCTGAAGACCAGCAATACAGCTAATATTGCGATGCCATCATAATTAGGATTGGACTTTCTGTACCAATCGGTAGCATAACGGCCTGGGCCTGGTCTAACAATACCAGCGCGATCGCGGTAATCAGCACCGTAACGGGTTGTAAAGCTGAATGGTCTGTCTGTGGTCAAGCGTTTGCGTTGGTAGGGTACGGTGTAATCACCAAAGGCTTGCTGATACTCATCACTGTCAAGCAAAGCATCAACAAATCCGCCCCAACCTTTGCTAGCAATTACAATTGACCAAGCAATTTTTTCTTCTTCGTTATAGGGAGATCGTCCCAAGAGCCGCTTAAGAGCCATTTCCACCAGTCGATAGTTGTTATTTGGTGTCACAACTAGCTGATAAAAGCGCTCTGATTTAGCTAAACCGCGAATAAAATCCTTAACCGTGATTGACCGATTTTTGAGTTGGGTTTCTAAGCCAATTTGTCGATTGAACTTGAGAATTTCTTGTTCATTAAAAACTTGGCGATAGGCAGCCCAAATCAATTCTTCCATTTCACTGGAAGAGTTGGCATTTTCTTGACGGTAGATATAAGGGGTGTCCTCATTAATATCAGCCGTCCCAAAACTCGGAACTCGTTGATTTTGAGTTGTGGGTTTGTATTCCAGTAAAGGTAATGCCATTTTGGAAATCTCCGGTTTCAAAGAAGTTAATCGGCAACTTACCGCACGGGGAAGTTAGCGCTAGGACTTACGGAGAGAGGAATCCCTTGTGGTGTGTCATTCCGAGTTGTGTCGGGAATTTGAATGTTGGCAGTGCTAACTGGTGTCATGGTGACTGTTTTGATTTCTAGGGATTTAGCCAATTCCAAGAAATTCTTCACAGCACCGGGTTTGTAGCGCTCATCTTCCAACTTATCGCGCCAGTAGTTGCCGTAGCGTGGGGTGACTAGATTGAAAGGTCTATCTTTATAGCGTCGCCGTTGGTAGGGGACTATATTCTCACCAAAGTTGCTCTGATATTCTTCGGAATCTAACAGAGCATCTACAAAGCCATCCCAACCAAGTGTGGCTATCTTGATTGACCAAGCAATTTCTTCATCCTTATTATAAGGCGCACGACCCAAAAGGCGTTTCAGTGCTAATTCCACAAGGCGGTAATTAGAGTTACTCTTAATTACTAAGCTCTTGAAAGCCTCTGATTTAGCTAGACCCCGAATGAAATCGCGGACGCTGATAGCCCGATTTTTCAATTGAGATTCTAAATTGCCTTGGCGGAAGAATTTTAAAATTACGTGTTCGCTAAATACTTGCCGATAAGCTGCCCAAATTAGTTCTTTGAGTTCGCTATCGTAAGCAGCATCTTCGATGCGGTAGATTCTGGGGGTATCTTCGTTAGGAACTTCGTACCCAGGAACACGCTGATTTTGAGAACTGGGCTTGTATTCTAGTAATGGAATTGCCATAGTTTGGTTATTTGTTAATTGACAATTGACAATTGACAATTGACAGTTGTCAGTGGAAATTTTTCCTCCTGCCTCCTGCCTTCTGCCTCCTCAAGTGGTTTTGTTACCAGGAATGTAACGATATGGCAGGGCAACAGCTACGGGTTTAACTGTAACTTCAGGGGTTGTAACTTCGCGGCTGGTGTCGGGGATTTGTATATCTTTAATTTGAGAAGTGACGGAAGCGATAGTACGCTGATAGTTCCGTTCTGGAGTAATGATTGAGCCTGCTAATGCCATGAAGTTGGCGGGGATAGCGCGGCGGATATCGTCTTTGGTGAGAGTGCCTGAAGTCCGGGCGCTGTAGAAGGAACGTCCACCTAAAGCATTGAAGCTTTGGCGATCGCGCCAGTAGGCGTTATATCTTGGGTTAACTAGATTAAAGGGTCTATCTTTAAACCGACGGCGTTGATAAGGTACGATGTCATCGCCAAAGTTTTCTTGATATTCATCGCTGTCTAATAAGGCATCGATAAAACCATGCAATCCTTTAGTACCAATGACAATAGACCAAGCAATTTCTTCGTCTTTGTTATAAGCAGCCCGTCCCAAGAACCGTTTTAAGATGATGTCAACTAAACGGTAGTTGG
Above is a genomic segment from Nostoc sp. MS1 containing:
- a CDS encoding phycobilisome rod-core linker polypeptide yields the protein MALPLLEYKPTTQNQRVPSFGTADINEDTPYIYRQENANSSSEMEELIWAAYRQVFNEQEILKFNRQIGLETQLKNRSITVKDFIRGLAKSERFYQLVVTPNNNYRLVEMALKRLLGRSPYNEEEKIAWSIVIASKGWGGFVDALLDSDEYQQAFGDYTVPYQRKRLTTDRPFSFTTRYGADYRDRAGIVRPGPGRYATDWYRKSNPNYDGIAILAVLLVFSAGLTFLFFLNWLGYQL
- a CDS encoding phycobilisome rod-core linker polypeptide; this translates as MAIPLLEYKPSSQNQRVPGYEVPNEDTPRIYRIEDAAYDSELKELIWAAYRQVFSEHVILKFFRQGNLESQLKNRAISVRDFIRGLAKSEAFKSLVIKSNSNYRLVELALKRLLGRAPYNKDEEIAWSIKIATLGWDGFVDALLDSEEYQSNFGENIVPYQRRRYKDRPFNLVTPRYGNYWRDKLEDERYKPGAVKNFLELAKSLEIKTVTMTPVSTANIQIPDTTRNDTPQGIPLSVSPSANFPVR
- a CDS encoding phycobilisome rod-core linker polypeptide, with amino-acid sequence MALPLLSYKPSSQNHRVKSFGLADQNEDTPYIYRIEDVSSYTDIQNIIWAAYRQVFSEHEILKFNRQKTLESQLKNGSISVRDFIRGLAKSEAFYRLVVSVNNNYRLVDIALKRLLGRSAYNKEEEIAWSIVIGTKGFSGFVDALIDSEEYTQSFGENIVPYQRKRMEGRPHNLVTPRYGEDFQEKAGTVQTDWRFTLDKFYSRKFQEKQLREGDPRKFADLAASVNTQGNYAQRISAFDIDYLNAVPYRGRR
- the acnB gene encoding bifunctional aconitate hydratase 2/2-methylisocitrate dehydratase; amino-acid sequence: MLESYRQHVAERAALGIPPLPLDAKQTSELCELLKNPPKGEEDTLLHLLRDRVSPGVDPAAYVKAGFLTAIAKKEVKSPIISPIQAVQLLGTMVGGYNVQSLIELLQFPTVSVSDSSETPLVMGGEGKEPIAAYAAAALSKTLLVYDAFHDILELAKTNPYAKRVIDSWAEAEWFTSRPQLPEYINVTVFKVPGETNTDDLSPATHATTRPDIPLHALAMLESRLPGSLETIAELKKKGHPVAYVGDVVGTGSSRKSAINSVLWHTGENIPYVPNKRAGGYILGGAIAPIFFNTAEDAGALPIQCDVTKLETGMVITIYPYKGTITNEAGEVISTFTLKPDTILDEVRAGGRIPLLIGRTLTDKTRQALGLEPSTVFIRPQQPTDTGKGYTLAQKMVGKACGLPGVRPGTSCEPIMTTVGSQDTTGPMTRDELKELACLGFSADLVMQSFCHTAAYPKPVDIKTHHELPDFFASRGGVALRPGDGIIHSWLNRMLLPDTVGTGGDSHTRFPLGISFPAGSGLVAFAGALGVMPLDMPESVLVRFKGELQPGITLRDIVNAIPYIAIQQGLLTVEKENKKNIFSGRIMEIEGLPDLKVEQAFELTDATAERSCAGSTIKLSVETVAEYLRSNVALLKNLIARGYQDSRTILRRIAQMEAWLANPVLLEGDADAEYAAIIEIDLNEIKEPIVAAPNDPDNVKLLSEVANDPVQEVFLGSCMTNIGHYRATAKVLEGAGEVKTRLWIAPPTRMDEHQLKEEGVYAVFGAAGARTEMPGCSLCMGNQARVADGTTVFSTSTRNFNNRMGKGARVYLGSAELAAVCALLGRIPTVQEYLDIVANKIHPFADNLYRYLNFDQIVGFEDEGRVISKEEQALLL
- a CDS encoding phycobilisome rod-core linker polypeptide, which gives rise to MSIPLLEYAPSSQNQRVEGYEVPNEDTPTIYRLSAAIDDADVDAIIWAGYRQIFSEHLIIKSNRQVFLESQLRNRAISVRDFIRGLGKSEVFRTQVADLNSNYRLVDIILKRFLGRAAYNKDEEIAWSIVIGTKGLHGFIDALLDSDEYQENFGDDIVPYQRRRFKDRPFNLVNPRYNAYWRDRQSFNALGGRSFYSARTSGTLTKDDIRRAIPANFMALAGSIITPERNYQRTIASVTSQIKDIQIPDTSREVTTPEVTVKPVAVALPYRYIPGNKTT